From a region of the Calditrichota bacterium genome:
- a CDS encoding T9SS type A sorting domain-containing protein: MKKVLLTVAAMALLTSLAAAQWVFDGDFAFKPQPHGIVITPDDKVWIGCYAYTDTLVLPSGTKKPIKPIWIFDKQGNVVDKVIFVTSAGNPDTLFNGCRGMALDHNGNVLYSAYDDVWRINYQTKETMNYASPKPGASLTEAAEDANGYIYITTVLNGNPGFIYDSDFELYSYFADTVKTIQRSVLTSEDGKDVYVGAIYAAPYQGVRHYYSPDGPDGTYTLVDTLGTIYSGATVVRAMWAQCLDWDPWGMMWVGTYWDNAATDFKSWYQLDPNKGFAVVDSLCEPAGNPTSDPNPPVGGKIFSPRGVAFYEEGGVWYALANDFDGGVTKRFKNPNPYTGIVEVRNGSVIRDYGLMQNYPNPFNPVTTIPFTLAKASFVELKVYDMNGREIKTLLSQKMNEGEHKVTFDASGLPTGHYFYRLVVDGKIMTKSMTLVK; encoded by the coding sequence ATGAAGAAGGTACTGTTGACAGTAGCGGCTATGGCTCTCCTGACCTCACTGGCTGCGGCCCAGTGGGTGTTCGACGGCGACTTTGCTTTCAAGCCTCAGCCGCACGGCATTGTCATCACCCCGGACGACAAAGTGTGGATCGGCTGCTATGCCTACACCGACACCTTGGTCCTGCCGAGCGGAACCAAGAAGCCCATCAAGCCCATCTGGATTTTCGACAAGCAGGGCAATGTGGTTGACAAGGTGATCTTTGTCACCAGTGCTGGCAATCCCGACACTTTGTTCAACGGCTGCCGTGGGATGGCGCTGGATCATAACGGCAACGTGCTCTACAGCGCGTACGATGACGTCTGGCGGATCAACTACCAGACCAAGGAGACGATGAACTACGCCTCCCCGAAGCCAGGCGCTTCGTTGACAGAAGCCGCCGAGGATGCCAACGGGTACATCTACATCACCACCGTTTTGAACGGAAACCCAGGCTTCATCTACGACAGCGATTTTGAGCTTTACAGCTACTTCGCCGACACGGTCAAGACCATCCAGCGGAGTGTATTGACCAGTGAGGATGGCAAGGATGTGTACGTCGGCGCCATCTACGCGGCACCGTACCAGGGCGTTCGCCACTACTACAGCCCGGATGGCCCGGATGGCACGTACACCCTTGTGGACACCCTTGGCACCATCTACAGCGGCGCAACCGTGGTGCGCGCCATGTGGGCGCAGTGCCTCGACTGGGACCCCTGGGGCATGATGTGGGTCGGCACCTACTGGGACAATGCTGCCACCGACTTTAAGAGCTGGTACCAGCTGGATCCCAACAAGGGCTTCGCGGTGGTGGACAGCCTGTGCGAACCTGCTGGCAATCCGACCAGCGACCCGAATCCGCCGGTGGGCGGCAAGATCTTCTCGCCGCGCGGTGTTGCCTTCTACGAGGAGGGTGGTGTGTGGTACGCGCTGGCCAACGACTTTGACGGTGGCGTGACCAAGCGCTTCAAGAACCCCAACCCCTACACCGGCATCGTCGAGGTGCGCAACGGCAGCGTGATCCGGGACTATGGGCTGATGCAGAACTACCCGAACCCGTTCAACCCGGTCACGACCATCCCGTTCACGCTGGCCAAGGCCAGCTTTGTGGAGCTCAAGGTCTACGACATGAACGGGCGTGAGATCAAGACCTTGCTCAGCCAGAAGATGAACGAAGGCGAGCACAAGGTCACCTTCGACGCCTCTGGCCTCCCCACTGGCCACTACTTCTACCGGCTGGTGGTTGATGGCAAGATCAT